A single window of Rhipicephalus microplus isolate Deutch F79 chromosome 5, USDA_Rmic, whole genome shotgun sequence DNA harbors:
- the LOC142818056 gene encoding uncharacterized protein LOC142818056 isoform X1: MDLRELQKSDLLLLCEELGIDTKGLARKPIIIQAINDLGADDEELSEEWDLIIERKLRAAQMEGKSEHEKLGLKRKFFNQDYELSMRLGPQRGVLLLDNEAEFEMSRYMQPYEVSWDMGLYLRLFERKCSQLKCERDTWSQRLRTVLPCEAADVVARLSEQHANNYEVVKAELIRRFGTSISKKKERLAPESESEARRKAPEVEAPGKALETDIAPEKGPRILEGIDVEHAENEALAGLEVGTMSKDAPCVDEEGASSPDGPSKRLETFFMPQEDLWTLSKVGMVSAVADESKNAMLQQCSPIIEVICEHRRKRKKRRRSSLRKPRSGPTPSQQRKGRPLIRLRKRQWWRSGRPKRRARFGGGKEGASPQGKARFSSTTSGKRPCPKGQSRKDRVAKYRAGVNTKRKWHRLPPSYWRHFQIPEGNRPKWKMRRDGSALLRVCAFSSLRPAGKQPGQRPHRVRLKEPREKGVVRLSNTCLFRMVT, encoded by the coding sequence atggacttacgggagctgcagaagtcagacttgttgctgttgtgtgaggaattggggatcgatacaaagggtttggcacgaaaacccataatcattcaagcgattaatgatttgggggctgatgatgaggaactaagtgaagaatgggacctcatcatcgaaagaaaactaagagcagctcagatggaaggaaagagtgaacacgaaaaactaggcctcaagagaaagtttttcaaTCAAGATTATGAGTTGAGTATGAGGttgggaccccagcgaggagtacttcTTCTCGAcaatgaggcagagttcgagatgtctaggtacatgcagccatatgaggtatcatgggatatgggcctgtatcttagactctttgaacgaaagtgtagtcaacttaagtgtgagcgagacacctggtctcagaggctacgcacggttctgccctgcgaggcagcggatgttgttgcgcgactcagtgagcagcacgcgaacaactacgaagttgtgaaagcagagctaatcagaagatttggaacttctattagcaaaaagaaagaaagactcgcaccggagtctgaaagcgaggcgcgtcgcaaagcgccggaaGTTGAGGCGCCTGGTAAAGCGCTTGAAACAGATATCGCGCCAGAGAAAGGCCCGCGTATTCTCGAAGGCATCGATGTAGAGCAtgcagagaacgaggccttggccggtctcgaggtagggacgatgtcgaaagacgctccttgcgtggatgaggagggtgccagcagccctgatgggcccagtaagaggctggaaaccttcttcatGCCTCAAGAGGACCTTTGGACATTGTCAAAAgtaggcatggttagcgcagtggctgatgagagcaagaacgccatgcttcagcagtgcagccCTATTATCGAGGTGATTTGCgaacatcgcagaaaaaggaagaagcggaggCGTTCGTCACTGCGCAAGCCTAGGTCGGGCCCCACTCCGTCCCAACAAAGAAAGGGTAGGCCACTAATCCGTTtaaggaaacgtcaatggtggcgttcaggaaGACCGAAGCGGCGAGCCAGATTTGGAGggggaaaagaaggtgcgtcaccccaAGGAAAGGCGCGGTTCagttcgacgacttcgggaaagcggccttgcccgaagggtcaaagtcgaaaggacagagtggctaaataccgcgcaggggtgaatacaaagagaaaatggcacaggctcccTCCGAGCTACTGGCGTCActttcaaattcctgaggggaacaggccaaagtggaaaatgaggcgtgacggcagtgcactgcttagagtttgtgcatttAGTAGCCTCAGGCCTGCTGGAAAACAGCCGGGACAGCGACCCCATCGTGTACGATTAAAGGAACCAAGAGAAAAGGGGGTGGTCAGATTGAGTAACACATGCTTATTTCGTATGGTTACTTAG